The DNA segment CAACATTAGGAGCAAACAAGTGTTAAGGAGACTAAGACATACACAACTAAAAAAGATAATGCGTAAACATCACTCGTATGCATATTGAATCATGGATTCATCAATAATAACATGTACAAATCAGGGATATGTAAGAATACAAGTGCAGAAGTTAATTGACTCACCAGTTAAATGAGAAATGcaagaaaagaacaaaacccACAGTGTTCTGAATCGTCAATGAGAAGCAAAAACCCAGAACTtaatggccttggctttcagccagccaaGACCAAACTATAGAAACAAAATAACAGAGTAAAATTTTAGATCTAGTAAAGTTATAATGATTTTCAAGTATGTCTAAAGGGAATGGGGGAAGGGGTTTATATAGTGGTAGAGATTAACACGTAAACATAGAAAATCATCAGTCAAACACTAGAAAGGAAAGCAATTGAAATCAGTAAGGAAAATAGAAATTCTAGAACCATAATTTTAGGCACAATACACAAATTGACggaaataaaaaagtaaaaatcaCATGCTGCATAGAATAAGATGAACATAGATAGAAATCTATTCAAATCGAAGAATCGAGTCAGGTTTGGTTTGATTTAaaaagatctgaaaccctaaattagGGTAAGTATAAATCGGCAAAAATAAACAAATCTACACATAATAGGTTGAATATATATAAGATAATGTGTAAAATAAAAGGCTTGAACTAACTTTGATTcgaatcaaagaaaatctgagaaccctagttttagggtaagtaaaaatCTCCAAGATACGTAAAGATTCATAGAGATTCATACCATAAGAGAACAAGAACGTACACAAATGTAAAGGGTAAAAGAAgtgaaccagatttggttcgatTTCTAAGAGATTtgcttgccatgtttaggcaagcaAACTAGGTAACCTCATAGACGAACCAGTAGTTAGGGGAggtaaaataaggtaagggaatcCTTGGTGGATTCCGATTGGGGTCAGATTTAGGAGGGTTTGATAGGAACGACGACTAGGGTTCATGAGAGATGAGAGACGAGAGGGTTCTAAGATGGCAGGGTGGTAAGAatggtttagggtttgggttgaGTTAGGTTTAAAGGGGCAGGTGtaatgtggaccgttgatcttggAGATCAACGATCCTGATTTAAAGGGTCctagtgtcacgaccctggttcgtcctctgtgaaccatcgtgaggcacctagtctctacgactaggtaagcctaactttGCAGAAAATAACCAAACTTGCGGatgtaaaacaatttaaaaaataGAAATACAACAATAACAGTGTGTAAATGttccgctcggcatacaccatgtttaactctcaaaactaaacataaatccaagacccggagcCCCATGAATCACAATCTAAGAAAAACAATACTACATGGCTCTAACGCCGGAATTTCTAATAAAGAACAgagaagtacagaagggctaaatactaaaggcaggaataaaaagggactccttggtctgcgaacgcggcagatgtacctcggagtctctaggcagtcgcctccctcaatgatagtaggcctgatcagtagtacctggatctgcacatgaaaaacatgcgcagaaggggcatgagtacaccctagcggtactcagtaagtgccaagcttaacctcggttgggcagtgacgaggaaggtcagggccctactgagattaaataaaatataaagattgACACTATAGAATGGAACATTATAAATGAGTACAACAGTAAAACAACACAGAGTGAACAGAACAGTGACAACTATACAGAAccaggtaaacatggaaagggaaCACAACTCAGCATCGATAGTAACAattggggatctcccaggataccatcctgtagtcccatctttacatgtccagtggatctccggGGATACTGTCctatagtccatcatatatatatatatatatatatatatatatccaaaggatctcccgggataccgtcctgtagtccaactcaaagtgcgcggggatctaccggaatcccgttccatagtcccaaatgtaaatacccagtactggggaaatctaccgggtgcattcccttagttccatataactatgcagggggatctaccaggaatctaactcgtagtccgaaagtaaatatgcagggggatctaccgggaatctaacccgtagtcccaaagtaaatatgcagggcgatctatcgggaatctaacccgtagtcccaaagtaaatgtacaGGAGGATATactgggaatctaacccgtagtcccaaagtaaacaaacaaggggggagctaccggaatcccacatccgtagccCCAATGTAAATACGCAGCAATAACAAGAAGATATTCAGAAATGAAATTTCATATCAAGGAAATAAGTAATTTTAGCCAAACATGCTTCACGTAGTGCAATCAAggaaatttaagcaaataggcaattcaagtcaactaaacattaTTTCTAACTAACAACATGCTAAATTTTGCAAGTATAATAAAGCAGGAAAGGAATCATGCTaataaatacttaaagaaaatcggatttccaaaaATTTGCACAAGTACACGCCCGTCACCTCACGCACAAGGCAATTCAATCACTAaacataccaatcctaaggggaaggtcccccacacaaggttagacaagccacttacctcgaactggctcaaaatcaacttgaaaccacACTTTTTCcatgagtatccgactccaaatggcccaaatctattcaattcaatcgcatattgtaaataacacttcaagtaactgattctacaattaaattctaagctaatatgcggaaacatgtaaaatgaccaaaatgcccctagggacaacgtctcagaatcgggtaaaatttatattttcagaaccCTCGTACtatcacgagtctatacataacaagaacactgaaatcggagtccaaatgacccctcagatcctcaattaaaggtctcttaaactcaagcccttattacattttccccaaatttctcaccattaaTTAGGTCTATAATCACATAAAagcgagttatgaagtcaaggacattacctccaagtgatttcccttTGATTTCCTCAAAAAACCCTCTTAGAAGCTTCAAACTCAGataaaaatggtggaagaatagcCAATTTTtgcaaaggcaactatttatatgttttgCCAAGCGACATCCGCATTTGCGGtgctgggaccgcatctgcggacccGGTTCTGCGGAAGCCACGTCGCATCAGCGACTTTCAGTTAGTTGCCTAGGAGCCGCATCTGCAATTTCTTTTTCGCAGATGCGAAACCGCATCTACGGTActccttccgcatctgcggaatctGAAGAAAACACCAACATCCTCTTCTGCGGTCTCtacgccgcttctgcggctctgcatctgcggtccccaaaccacaaatgcggaaataccagaaggccagCTGCTGcacaacttcaactccaaaattttctccgttaaccatccgaattcaccccgaggcccccgggacctcaaccaaaatcaccaatattacctaataccttattcaaacttataccaatccttaaatcacctaaaacaacatcggaaactcgaattaatcaaggatttaagcctaagaactccaaatttcctcaaaatacactttcgataaaaaacctaaccaaaccacgtccgaatgacctgaaattttgcacacacatcccaaatgacatgacggaactattgcaacttccaaaattctattctaacccttggatcaaaatctcactatctaaCCGGAAACTTcgaaaattcaacttttggcattttaagcctaaattagctacggacctccaaaacacatcccaatcatgctcctaaccctgaaatcacctaacggagctaacagaaccatcagatttccattctgaggtcgtctCCACACTATTTTGACTACTgacaactttccaacacttacgCTCTCATTtggggattaagtgtcccaaaactctccgaaactcaaaaccgaacatcccgacaaaacAAATtaacagaaataaacttggggaaaacagTTCATAGGGGATCAAGGCGTTAATTCTTtagatgaccggtcgggtcgtcacatctagGCTAGCTATTAAAACGGGTATGGGGACTGGACTAATGGATTTGGGCCAAGGGTATTGAGCTGGTGTAAGGGTGTTGggttaaatccgaaaataggggATTTTAGGGCTAGATTTCAAATATCcatttttaacaaataaataatttataaaaataatcaataaataaCGAAATATTATTGAtgcatgaaaatgatttaaaatgattacttaacattataaaatataaaaagtcattttttgtaaaaataatgtaattatatttgcatatgggctattattgcaaaatgtaCAATTTAGCTCCAAAATGCAAAATGTAATTATGACAAATGCACTGAAAGCACTTGAAACCCCATATTGGTATAAATGATAAGTTTAGATGATTAAGtcatcataaaaaataatttataggGTAATTATTGGACATTTATAtgataaaaatgcagaaataaacgGATTTAAAGTCTTTAATAATCATGGGAAATTATGAAAATACTTGTGTATGCTTGTAAATGAAATGATGATGCATATACATTATTTTGAAAGTGTATGTATGTATAGTTAATAATATGAGGAaacaattgggtatcaacagctgcccctctttacccgggaaggatgaaagagatGTCAGGTAGAGAAATGATGactgattttgaccgaatggagtgattttgaaaaaatataggCCGAACCCTGGtctctgagctacctacatatccctggttttacaggaatcgggccatgtgtagttctggatccaacgGTGAACGAAACCGATGGTGTTATTATAAGAATGGTCATGTGTTTCGGAAAGGGTTCCTTTGGGAAGGATAGAATCGGGTGCAGAGTTTTGAATATGAATCTGAAACGTACAAATATATTATAGAGAAAATATCTAAATGGTCATAGAGTAAAAAGTGTTCAATTGCTGGGAGTCGGTTACGTTTGAAATGATTGTAAGTTGTGAATGTTATAAGCGAAAaccggagcgaaggttgctcccGTTTGAAGAAAGGTTATTTACTGatttacctgcaaaacttaaaacttGATGCCTGCAAATATATATGGGTTATTGcaacaatttaaacatgatgcaaattctctttgaaccatgaagattgtctttggacggtgaggATAATGACCTTAGACCATGAAGTTCTGGGCCATGAATCACATGAtaagggattcacaggccatgaaatgatgttatctggccatgagaatggtgcttttaaaccatgacgcctttgaatgatgatatgcagcattgagagatcctcaggccatgacatggtatcTTTGGGATATGAGGATGATACCTTCGGACTATAGCGCCTTCGGACAAATGGCaatgtttcagcccatgaaatgcagagtCACGATGATGGATCATATAAGCgaaacaagacagagcttagtcttgcataAAATTGGGACAGAGCTTAGCCCCGGGAAAGGCAGAATAGTGCTAGATTTCAAATAGCGTAGCATTCGGTATTAGACAAGGAAAAGCAGAGCTTAGCCCTATGCATTTggagaggcagggcttagcctcatgcaagaagaggagacagagcttagtctcaaatGGTgtaagacaatgcttagccttatgcaattgaggaggtaggtcttagcctcatgcaagaagaggagataatgcttagtctcatgcaggggaaagcagtgcttagccttatgcaaatagggaggcaatgcttagcctcatgcaaaatggagataatgcttagtctcatgcagtggaaggcaatgtttagccttatgcaattagggagacaggacttagcctcatgcaagaagaggagacaatgcttagtctcatgtagtggaaggtagtgcttagccttatgtaaatagggaggcaatgcttagcctcatgcaaaatggagacaatacttagtctcatgcaggggaaggcaatgcttagccttatgtaaatagagaggtaatgcttagcctcatgcaaaatggatACAATGGTTAGTCTCATGTAGgggaaggtagtgcttagccttatgcaattaggaaggcagggcttagcccaTGCAAAAGAGGAGACGAATGAAAAAGTAAAGTATTTCTTAGCGAAGATGTTCATGCTAGATAATTCATTGTATTGAGGGCCGTGTTATGATGTATCTTTGAGTATCGTTGTCTTACTGTGCCTGCATTCCAATAAAGATTTGTGAATTCCAATCGGTTCGTGTCTTCGCCTACTTGCTTTGCTATGCCTTGCTCCAGAGGTCCTATTTGCGTTACCCTAGGTAGCATCTGGCTGCCATAGAGataaagttttcgaaaaatatgcataCACTTGATAAATAGAGTTATTTGAAAACATAGTAGTATGTAATATCAATTAAattagatgaaccaatgattgcGACACTTTTAAAGACATTGCGATTTCTTTGCGctagaattttaagggtcctcctcaatatTTTACCCCACTTTAATAAGCGTTTCTTCAGCCGTTCGGCGCATGAGAAAGTTTGCTAAatttgctccagaattttgagggtcctccttaaattCTGCCCTAGCTACTTAGCCGATTCTCTGACTGTCTTACATGTGATGAtgtcggctggacttgctccggaattttgagggtcctccttaaaattctgccccaatttctggtTGTAGGGAAAAtcaaaattttattgaattatgaccgaacccacatggctgcctacgtatcccctcttaaatgggtaTCAAGTCATGAAtacatcagatgaagaaatgtaaacaatTTAAATATAGTATGTCTTGACTGCGTTCGAATTgataggctttggccaaacttctccgtccatttttgcaagtgtgagtgctcctcctattagtaTCCTGGGAACCATGTAGGGCCCTTGCCAATTGGGTAAAAaatttcctttggcttcatctagATGCGGGAAGATTTgtttcaacaccagctgcccggtgtgaactatctaggtttgactcttttgttgaaagctctggacattctgttctgataaattTGACCATGACATATTGCATCCATTCTTTTTTCGTCGATAAGAGCCAGTTGTTCGTAGTGACTCCATATCCATTCTTCATCACTAAGTTTTGCTTCTTGTATAATTATCAAAGAAGGAATTTCGACTTCGGATGGAATGAAAGCTTCAGTACcgtaaaccaacatgtagggagttgctccgattgatgtgcgaactgtggtacgataccccaataaggcaaatggtaatttctcgtgccattgcttgtggttGTCTACCACTTTCCtcaatattttcttgatattcttctTGGCAATCTCCATtcctccattcatttgaggtctgtatgTTGTGGAATTATTATGCTTgatattgaaggtttcacacatatcTTTCATTAAATTGTtgttgaggttggcggcattgTCGGTAATGATGGATTCTGGTACTCCCAATTGGCAAACAATACGACCCTTGACAAAAtatgcgatgactttcttggttacaaccttgtaagatgcagcctcaacacattttgtgaagtagtctatggccactaaaatgaacatgTGCCCGTTTGAACCGACgggctcgatcggaccgatgacatccattccccaagcggcgaaagTCCAAGGTGCACTTTTTGCGTTGAGCGCATTTGGTGGTACCTGTATCAGCATATACTTGACACTGTTGACACTTTTGGACATACGTGACGTAGTCATTTTCCATAATAATCCAAAAGTATCCTGCtcttagtatcttcttggctTAAACAAAACCATTCTTGTGTGGTCCGCAGGTTCCAGCGTGTATTTCCTCGAGTAGTTTGGAAGCTTCTTTGGCGTCAACATACCTAATAACCCTAGTTCTAGAGTCCTTCTATACAAAATTCCTCCTCtttggaagaaatgattggacaatctccggagcgtgcatttctgagtatgatttgcatgctccgggtccttttgccaaatattccttgatatcgtgaaaccatggATTTtcgtctgtttcttcttcaacatgagcacaataagccaGTTGGTTATGGATTCTTACTGGAATagggtcaatgaaattcttacccggatgttgtatcatggaagacaaAGTAGCCAGTGCGTCTGCGAACTCGTTCTGGATTCTCAGAACATGTTTAAATTCAATCTCTGTGAACCTCTTCATCAACTCTTGTACGTGATACATATATAGCAATATTTTGGTATTATTGGTAGCCCACTCTCTTAGAACCtgtgtaccagaagatctgaatcaccaattaccagtaattcctgaatattcatgtcgatgaccaaattgagccccatgatgcaagcctcatattctaccatattgttggtgcacgaaaACCTGGGCTTTGCGGATATtggataatgttgaccggtttctgacacCAAAATGGTTCCAatacctactcctttgaaatttgcgacCACGTCAAAGAACATTATCCAACCATCTTTAGATTTGGTGATATacctacaaatgatacttcttaatcaggaaaatacgttttcagtgGTTCATATTCTCCTCCTATAGGATTTTCTGTAAGATGATCCGCTAATGTCTGTCCCTTGACTGCCTTCTAAGTCAAACAGACGATATTAAACTCACTCAACAATATCTGCCAATTTGCTAGTTTCcctgtaggcattggtttctgaaagatgtattttAGGAGATCCATCTTTGATATaagatatgtagtgtaggcatagaaatagtgcctcaatTTCCGAGCTATCCATGTCAGGGCACAGCAGGTGCGTTCCAGCAAAGAATGTCGTGCCTCATAGGGTGTGAACTTATTACTTAGATAGTATATGGATTGTTTCTTTCTTCTCATCTCATCGTGTTGTCCCAATACACAACCGAAAGATCCATCTAGTACGGACAAATAGAGTAGCAGAGTCCTACCAGGTTtcggcgggaccaagactggtggtgtggatacgtactccttgattctgtcaaaggctttttgacattcttcagtccatcttgttgcagcatctttcttcagcattTGGAAAATTGGCTCACAAATCATGgtcgattgtgctatgaatcaACTGATGTAATTGAGACACCctaagaagctcatcacatctttcttgctCTTTGGAGGTGGAAAATTTTGGACAGCTTTGACCATTAAAGGTTCCAACTTAATCCCCTGGCGACTGACAATGAAACCTAGCAATTTTCCAGCAGGGATTCCGAAGGCACACTGTGCAAGATTCAATTTCAGATTATACCTTCGAAGCCGATTAAAGGATTTCCTTAAATTTGCTATATAATTTGTGCTTcttctggatttgatgatgatgtcatccacgtacacatctatttctttgtgaatcatgtcatgaaaaatattcgtcatggctctcatataagtgGCTCCAATATTCTttaggccgaacgacatcattttataacaatacatcccccataGAGTGATAAAGGCTGTTTTATCGGCATCTTCCTCATTTATCTAGATCTGATGGTATCCCACGAATCAATCCACAAAGGAATGGAGTTCATGCTtgacacaattatcgatcagtatgtgtatattgggtaacgagaaatcatctttgggacttgctttgtttaaatcccgatagttgACAcatactctaaccttcccatccttctttggaactggcacgatgttggccaaCCAAGTAGGATATTCAACCActttgagaaccttagctttgatctgcttggtgacttcctctttgattttcaaactcatatcatgcttgaaatttctgagtttctgctttataggcggacacattggattggtaggtagTTTGTGAGATATGATAGATGTGCTCAACCCGATCATATCAAcataagaccatgcaaagatatccttgTATTCTTTCTGGAAACAGGTGTACTCTtctttttctgatggtgacaTGTGGATGCTTATGCGAGTTTCTTTGACTTTTTCAGAATCTCCCAAGTTGACTATCTCGGTTTCGTCCAAATTTGACCTAGGCATATTCTCTAAATTTTTTAGCTCTCTAACAATTTCCTCAGGGattatatcttcttcttctttttcctctgaatcactatccttatgttgcgttgtctcattacatgtcacaatcgttggttcatcaggACAAGTAATTATAATGTTGTGGAGAGAAAATGTAAAGGATaacaataaatactaaaatagcaatgcattaaatAAATCTTTGAAAACATTAAAACGAGTACGactcgatgactcgagcaattattttcaaaacaaaaatgtCTAAAATGAAATACTGAAAAatgtcttaattgcttttaaaaatagatcatgttAATAGCcaggctacccaggaactcgacgGGCCTGGGATGGTGTAGTAGTCCAATACTTAAGAACAACTCCTTTCTCCATGGTCCGAATGgtaaggtcttcctcctcctGATCCTCAACTATTGCATTGAAGTCTATGTCTTCATCGTCCCAAAATAGATTTCTTAGGCCAGCTAAGGCCTCATCTTCTTTAGATCCCAATATCATGTCAGCTTGTTGAAACATCTGGTgtaaatgtggtattggctatTCGAGAGGGTATAGGGACCATGCCATGGCGGCAACCAATCATCGTACTCCTACCAagtatgttgatacccaatttttcttcatatattttttaatacatATGTATACTTTTAAAATGGTACTCAttcagttataagcatgcataagcatttttataatttttctacaattttaaaagctccaaatcaatttatttctcctcttttatttataaaatatccaataattatctttcaaattattttttgtaatgatttggtcatttaaattcattatttatgccatcataattgtttaaatatttttagtgcattttttataattgcatttacattgtttggctaaattgcacatctttgcaatactAGCCCATGCTAACGTATAATTAaattattgatgcataaaatggtcttttatatttttaaaatgttaaataactattttaaatcattttagtacatgaaagTATTTTTTGGAactcatttactatttttataaattatgtagctattaaagtggctatttaaaatctgacctattttatttcaattttttagCCCTATCTCGACCCAATAAGTAGCCCAATTATAATTCAAATTACCCATCCCAAATCATGCTACCCGATCCGGCCCCAAAACCCCTTCAATCTCGGtcgttgatcatagagatcaacggcTACAAAtgacccttcctaaaataaaccaaacgaccccccccccccaaaaaaaacccTTTCATTCTACACCATACGCTGCCCTGAAACCTTTCGCTTCTCTCAAACGCTctgaaacctaaccctaatcaaacCTAATCGTCAGTCGTCTATGGCTATCTctggtggtttctcaccacccccAGGCCCCTATTAGCCTCTCTCACATTGATATCGCcatctccatggtcctcaagggaccagggtcaGTTGGCTTGCATCTATGGTCCCTTTCTCGCATGTTTCAGGCCGTTCCAgtgtgattccgagtaagatcgtcctatattgactaTGATCTATGGGTTTTTAGCATGTTTCTTCACCTCTGTGttgttctcttcgaaaccctaatttcttttttgGACCTCTTAGATCTATATAGatttgatatgatttgaactTGTTTCATATTAGTTTTACAACaaccttgagattctttacaagaatcatatgattttctttacaagaatcgtatgattttcaagtgattttcatctttttctaaactagggtttctggaAATTTTTTTTACAAACTTTTTGATGATTTTTGAGTGTTTAATATTCTACTTCTTATGTGTTTTGACTAATTTTGTAAACCTTAACTCGCTTgtactaaaagccctaatttttaacgTTCTTCGTCTGGTTTCTAAGTATTGGTATActgattgtgttcttgctttggttcttgtgattcctcgtgattttcttgtcctaatatgcctcttctgaatttcttagttcaaactttcactgattctatatgcttgtgttcatcctgactattcatgttaagacCTATATCTTTCTCCTTAAATCAATGTCGATTTAACTATTTATTTCGTTAAAATTACGTGTtgaatcctgactattcatttcTTAGATTATTTTATTTGCTAAACTTGTGACTCTATACATGATTTTCTCCTTGACAATTCTAAAATTCTTATTCCCTGATttgatttgaactcttttccttaacaaatTTTGATTCTTAtctttgattgaaccctttgCCTTAATTAGCTTTCCccttgccttatttgttatttgctGATCTTTATTGATTTTTACCTTAATTTAAACTTCTATTCATTTACTCCTAATTACTTACTCCATACCCGAACCTTACTTGATTCATTTCCTTAAATATCTAGCATGCTTTTATCGTTGATTTGATTATCTCTTGATTAAGGGGAAGACTTGCTGATTTTTAGATGTGATTGATCCCCTGAATCTCTCTAATTACTTAATTGATCACTTACCTTATTTTGCTAAGCTTTTTATTACTATATACTCCCTTATATTCTCACTTCTGAAGATAGAACATTAATTCACAAAAAGCACACTTACACTCTAAAGTTCTCTTTCTCttctgctacttgtgatactCACTGATCTAGCCGACTGAAATCCAAAGCTAGATATTTTAACTTCAtctgctttatattctgcacccTTTTCTTCAACTAATACGTCTCTAGTTAAGTTTTGAAATCCAAACCATAGATAtttcattcctgcactagttTATCAGTTATGAATTCAACTTGTATTCCTGCTTACTCCTTTGCCTAGCATGTCTAAAACACTGTCATGTTCAATGTATATTTTGTATTCTACACTATTTCCTACTTACTTCTTTGGCTACCATGTCTTAAACTCTGTCCTGTTCAGTGtatgctttatattctgcactctttccTGCTTATTTCTTTACCTAACATGTCTAAACTGTATGTTTAATCCTGATCTATGTCATAATTACTTATTGTCCATGACTAGCCCGCTAAAGTCCCAAAGATCCTAAGTGTTTATGCAGTCTGATTGACTATATGTTTCCTCTATACCCTATCAATGTACCCCAATATGACTCTTATGTTCCCCAATCCCTTTATCCCCATGTGAGATCTGTTTGTTAAGTGTTTTCTGAATCTGGATGTTtttatgaccaattgattgtctGCTGTTTTGGTACTCTCCCCAAACTGTCTTTTACTGCCAAACTATCTTGTGTTTTTGAAAACCTTTTCCACTCCTAAAGTCATCTCTGTGTTATtttcaaaaccttttcaaaactatgtcaagtactctcactttactcttagaatactaggttctgcccctctgatatgtgtactgccttaagatccttgagatctctctgaactctggcatgtcagagctgacCTTTCCACATTGCACCTAAATCAGTTACTGTTTGAGAAAAGGTCTCGgagtgagcactgcccgggatccttgaggcca comes from the Nicotiana sylvestris chromosome 4, ASM39365v2, whole genome shotgun sequence genome and includes:
- the LOC138890150 gene encoding uncharacterized protein, encoding MICEPIFQMLKKDAATRWTEECQKAFDRIKEYVSTPPVLVPPKPGRTLLLYLSVLDGSFGCVLGQHDEMRRKKQSIYYLNGSPKIHLSETNAYRETSKLADIVEYITKSKDGWIMFFDVVANFKGVGIGTILVSETGQHYPISAKPRSSGTQVLREWATNNTKILLYMYHVQELMKRFTEIEFKHVLRIQNEFADALATLSSMIQHPGKNFIDPIPVRIHNQLAYCAHVEEETDENPWFHDIKEYLAKGPGACKSYSEMHAPEIVQSFLPKRRNFV